Below is a window of bacterium DNA.
ATTGTGCATGGAACCTATAACACTCTACTCATCGCAGGCAGGCTAAAACTCGGCATTCCTCAAGACGGAAATCTTCAGGGAAAACTTTTTGTGAGCTCTGGGCTTGGAGGGATGAGTGGAGCTCAGCCAAAAGCAGTTGAGATAGCCGGAGGTATTGGTATTATCGCTGAAGTCGACATATCCCGCATTACGACTCGACACGAACAGGGGTGGGTCTCCCAAATAGCGAGCACTCCAGAACAAGCATTCCGTCTAGCAAACGAAGCAAGACAGAAGGGAGACAGCACCTCGATCGCCTTCCATGGGAACATTGTTGATCTCTTAGAGTATGCCGTCTTAAAGAAAGAACACATTGAGCTCCTTTCAGACCAGACAAGTTGTCATGCAGTCTATGACGGGGGGTATTGCCCACAGGGGCTTACCTTTGAGGAACGCACACAAATGCTCGCGACTGATAAGGCAACCTTTCGGGAACGAGTACATACGTCCCTTCATCGCCACTATCAGGCGGTAAAAGCTCTCACAGAAAATGGAACGTACTTTTTTGACTATGGAAATGCGTTCTTAAAAGCAGTCTTTGATTCGGGAATAACAGAAATTGCTCAAAATGGGGTAGATGATCGCAATGGATTTATTTGGCCCAGCTATGTTGAAGACATTTTAGGACCAGAACTTTTTGACTATGGCTATGGGCCTTTTCGATGGGTTTGTCTGAGCGGGAAAAAGGAAGATTTGCAAAAGACTGATGATGCTGCAGCAGAATGTATAAAATCAGTGCGTCCAACTCTGACCTATCAAGACAACGATAATTATCAATGGATTAGCGATGCAATGAAAAATAAGCTCGTGGTAGGAACTCAAGCTCGTATCTTGTATCAAGATGCTATTGGACGAAAAATGATGGCGCTTCGTTTCAATAAAATGGTTCGAGATGGAGAAGTTGGGCCCATCATGCTCGGGAGAGACCATCACGATACCGGTGGAACGGATTCTCCATTCCGAGAGACTGCAAATATAAAAGACGGGTCAAATATCATGGCGGATATGGCAACGACACTCTTTGCGGGAAATGCTGCAAGAGGATTTAGCCTTGTTGCTCTTCATAATGGGGGTGGCGTCGGCATTGGCAAATCGATTAACGGAGGATTTGGCATGGTGCTCGATGGAAGTGCGCGAGTTGATTCAATCCTTGAAACTGCTATGCCGTGGGATGTGATGGGCGGTGTTGCAAGAAGGGCGTGGGCTGGCAATACGAACTCTATCGCCACTTGCATGACCTATAACGAAGATCACAACGAGACAGAACATATCACTCTGCCATTCTTAGCAGATGAAGAAATTCTTGAGCGAGCTATTGACGAACAAATCGGGTAAAGCTCAAAGATTAGCGATACGAATCACAACAAGACGCTCCTCGGTAAGATCAAGAAGCGAATCTTTTGTCCCGCCAGTGCCAAGTCCTGACTGCCTTGCTCCGCCAAATGGCATCCAATCAACTCGAAACGCCGTACTGTCGTTCACAATCAGAGCTTTCGTTTCAATTCTTCTTGCTGCTTCATGGGCAAGGTCAACATCTTTGGTATAGAGCGCTGTTTGAAATGAATACTTCGACTCATTCAATTCAGAAATTATCGTCTCAATATCACTATATGGCTCAAGACAGATTACGGGGCCAAAAACTTCTTCTCTTACGATGTTCATCTCGCGAGAGGTATTTGCGAGGACTGTTGGGAGATAACATGTCTCACCCACAGTTTCTCCTCCACAGAGAAGTTGAGCTCCAGACTGCACTGCTTCTTGTACCAGCACCTGTACTCTCTTTACTTCCGTCTGAGAAATAAGGGGTCCAACGTCTGTATCAGGAGAAAGAGGATCACCTACACAAAGCTTGGCGGCACGTTGTGCAATTTCATTACTGACTTCTTCATACCTATCTTCATGAACAAAACACCGCTGAACTGACACACAAACTTGTCCCGCATGATAAAACGCACCTCTTACAAGAGTATTATATACTTGGGTTGCGTCTGCTGTTTTATCAATAATCGCTGTTCCTGTTCCTCCGAGCTCAAGAGCCACTCTGGTGCCGGGAGCAACTGTTCTGCGAATATTCCAACCCACCTCGTGGCTCCCAATGAAAGAGACAAAGCGAAGCCGCGAATCTGACACTAAGGCCTGCGCTCTGGCCCCAGGAATGGGAAGTACGGAAAGCGCTTCTTCCGGTGCGCCGGCTTCAAGCAGAAGCTCCACGATGCGCAAGCATGAGAGAGGCGTCTGGGATGCAGGTTTTACAACCACAGAGTTGCCTGCTCCGAAGGCAGCACAGACCTGATGACAAATCAGATTCACTGGATGATTGAATGCAGAGATTGCAAGTGTCGGCCCCAGCGGAACTCGAATCGTGTACGCGAGGCAATTCTCCGTTCCAGGGGCTCTATCCATCGTAATGGTTTGCCCATTAAGTTGAAGCACCTCGTCACCTATCATCTTCACCGTATTAATCGCTCGGGTTACTTCAACTCTTGCATCTCGAAGTGGCTTTCCTCCTTCCATCGCTATTAAACGGGAGAGTTTTTCATGCTCGTCTTTCATGAGCTGAGAGGCTCGATAGAGAATATCTGCACGGTGATGAGCCGGCATGACCTTCATGAGTTGCTCAAATGAACGTATCGCATTACGCATAGCTTGCTCTACTGCTTCCCCATCTGGCAGAGGGATGGAGGCTATACGCGTGTTATTATACGGGGAGAAGATTTCGTAATGGGAGGTTGGAGTTGATGCGCCTGCTATAAGAAGACTTTCATGGGACGTCATGGTGATACTTCCTTTTATGTAGTGCTAGACAAAAGGAGAGTAGCAAGAAAAGACACGAGACCAGAGACAAAAAAAAAGCCCTGATACTGACTTTCGCCAGTACCAGGGCAAATATCTCGGCAACGACCTACTTTCCCACCGTGTAGTAGTATCATCGGCGCTGAAAGGCTTAACGACCGTGTTCGGAATGGGAACGGGTGGAACCCTCTCGCAATAATCACCAAGTGTGAAAACTCTACAGTGTGAAAACTCTACAGCGTGAAAACTCTCTAGTGCAACAACACTATCAGTAAGCCCTCACATTTGGGGATCATGTTGAAGTAAACATATCACAACTTCTTTGCGAATCAAGAATTTCAACACGTATGTGTCTTCTATCGAGCGCAAATAGCGAACTTCTAATCGATCAATCATGTCAGAGAGTACATACGTATCTCTGAAACTGCAGATCAAAGAAAAATATTAAGCCTCACGGCAAATTAGTACTGGTCAGCTCCATACATTGCTGCACTTCCACCTCCAGCCTATCAACGTCCTAGTCTCGAACGTGCCTTTAGTCCTTGCGGATGGGATATCTTATCTTGAGGCTAGCTTCCCGCTTAGATGCTTTCAGCGGTTATCTATTCCGTACATAGCTACCCAGCGGCGCCATTGGCATGACGACTGGTACACCATAGGTACGTCCACTCCGGCCCTCTCGTACTAGGAGCAGCTCCTCTCAAATATCCTACGACCACAGCAGATAGGGACCGAACTGTCTCACGACGTTCTGAACCCAGCTCGCGTACCACTTTAATCGGCGAACAGCCGAACCCTTGGGACCGACTCCAGCCCCAGGATGTGATGAGCCGACATCGAGGTGCCAAACCTCCCCGTCGATGTGACATCCATTTCGTTACCGAATGGATAGACTATACCTTCATCCTTTTCAGGATGGCGACGTATTACCCGCTTCCAAAGAAGCAAGTCCAAGGGAGCTCTTTACGTAAGAGAACTGTCCTTAAGTCGTTACGGGGAAACTCTAAGATACATGCTTGAAGGTCTGGGCTGCCTACCACCTTACGTTCGGTAATAGATCAACATGTTTTCCAGTTCCAAGTTTAGTCACTATCTATTAGATAACATCTATTAGACAGAGATAGAGTTTCTTACCCTCGGTATTGCCCGCTGTATGAATACAGTTAGGGTTCCACCGATTTGAGTCGCTGTTTACCCGATCATTACTGAACGGGGGAGCTCTACGTTTCACAGGTCATACAACCTGCTACCGTCACAGTAAGAGAAACAAGTTTCTCTGAAACGCTCTAACTCTTGGGGGAGATAAGCCTGTTATCCCCGGGGTACCTTTTATCCGTTGAGCGACGACCCTTCCATACAGAATCGCCGGATCACTAAGGCCGACTTTCGTCCCTGCTCGAGGTGTCCCTCTCGCAGTCAAGCTGGTTTATGCCTTTACACTCGAAGCGTGGTTTCCAATCACGCTGAACCAACCATTGCGCGCCTCCGGTACATTTTGGGAGGCGACCGCCCCAGTCAAACTACCCACCACGCTCTGTCTCGCTGCAGGATTCACTGCAGTCGGTTAGAAGCCAGAATCAACAAGGGTGGTATTTCAAGGGTGACTCCACACACACTGGCGTGCATGCTTCAAAGTCTCCCACCTATCCTACACATGTTAATTCCGGAATCAAAGCGAAGCTATAGTAAAGGTCCACGGGGTCTTTCCGTCTTGCTGCGGTTACCGAGCATCTTCACTCGGATTTCAACTTCACTGAGTCCGTCGTTGAGACAATGGGGAAGTCGTTACGCCATTCGTGCAGGTCGGAACTTACCCGACAAGGAATTTCGCTACCTTAGGACCGTTATAGTTACGGCCGCCGTTTACCGGGGCTTCGCGTTCGCTGACAGATTGCCTTAACCTTCCGGCACCGGGCAGGCGTCAGACCATATACATCCTCTTACGAGTTCGCATAGTCCTGTGTTTTTGGTAAACAGTCGCTACCCCCTCTCCTCTGCAACCCTGTCCAGCTCCACTAGTAAAAATATCACCAGCCAGGGCCCACCTTCTCCCGAAGTTACGGTGGCATTGTGTTAAGTTCCTTAACGACGGTTCTCTCATGCGCCTTAGAATTCTCATCTTGTCTACCAGTGTTGGTTTGAGGTACGAGCAGTCACTTCACTCTCTTAGAGGCTTTTCTTGGAAGCATGGGATCAGTCACTCGGTCCGGGTTGCCCCTTTCCTCGCCATCATCTCTCAGG
It encodes the following:
- a CDS encoding urocanate hydratase, which codes for MKIQLDDHLPQPPAFKDGIRRAPTREFTLNKADTKLALRNALRYIPPQHHEQLAPEFLNELLTRGRIYGYRFCPHEQIKGKPVDEYRGNCLEGKAFQVMIDNNLDHDIALYPYELVTYGETGQVCQNWMQYRLIKKYLEALTQEHTLVLHSGHPLGLFASHPQAPRIITTNALMIGMYDNQENWHRAAALGVANYGQMTAGGWMYIGPQGIVHGTYNTLLIAGRLKLGIPQDGNLQGKLFVSSGLGGMSGAQPKAVEIAGGIGIIAEVDISRITTRHEQGWVSQIASTPEQAFRLANEARQKGDSTSIAFHGNIVDLLEYAVLKKEHIELLSDQTSCHAVYDGGYCPQGLTFEERTQMLATDKATFRERVHTSLHRHYQAVKALTENGTYFFDYGNAFLKAVFDSGITEIAQNGVDDRNGFIWPSYVEDILGPELFDYGYGPFRWVCLSGKKEDLQKTDDAAAECIKSVRPTLTYQDNDNYQWISDAMKNKLVVGTQARILYQDAIGRKMMALRFNKMVRDGEVGPIMLGRDHHDTGGTDSPFRETANIKDGSNIMADMATTLFAGNAARGFSLVALHNGGGVGIGKSINGGFGMVLDGSARVDSILETAMPWDVMGGVARRAWAGNTNSIATCMTYNEDHNETEHITLPFLADEEILERAIDEQIG
- a CDS encoding aldehyde dehydrogenase family protein, which produces MTSHESLLIAGASTPTSHYEIFSPYNNTRIASIPLPDGEAVEQAMRNAIRSFEQLMKVMPAHHRADILYRASQLMKDEHEKLSRLIAMEGGKPLRDARVEVTRAINTVKMIGDEVLQLNGQTITMDRAPGTENCLAYTIRVPLGPTLAISAFNHPVNLICHQVCAAFGAGNSVVVKPASQTPLSCLRIVELLLEAGAPEEALSVLPIPGARAQALVSDSRLRFVSFIGSHEVGWNIRRTVAPGTRVALELGGTGTAIIDKTADATQVYNTLVRGAFYHAGQVCVSVQRCFVHEDRYEEVSNEIAQRAAKLCVGDPLSPDTDVGPLISQTEVKRVQVLVQEAVQSGAQLLCGGETVGETCYLPTVLANTSREMNIVREEVFGPVICLEPYSDIETIISELNESKYSFQTALYTKDVDLAHEAARRIETKALIVNDSTAFRVDWMPFGGARQSGLGTGGTKDSLLDLTEERLVVIRIANL